Proteins from one Penicillium digitatum chromosome 2, complete sequence genomic window:
- a CDS encoding Glycylpeptide N-tetradecanoyltransferase → MSNLVDSQDKGKTQASDSDDAIEAKLSGKESTPDTVEAVLESSPALKNVLGVIDKENATRRTIDIANLSSGLAVGGKNHKDMASFKFWQTQPVPHFDGSGGVTDGPIKRIDPEKVSKTPDPLIEGFEWTTLDLTNETELQELWDLLTYHYVEDDDAMFRFRYSQSFLHWALMSPGWKKEWHVGVRATKSRKLVASICGVPTDVRIRGQKLKVIEINFLCIHKKLRSKRLAPVLIKEITRRCYLNGIYQAVYTAGVVLPTPVGFSPLPYGSTKARQVARNYLPSKRYLRRYDLNPAFTKEEVAHWLVHKESLGKEQVVWSYVVEDAETHNITDFFSFYSLPSTVIQHPKHQEVRTAYLYYYATETAFTNDQKAHKDRLLMLMNDALILAKRAHFDVFNALTTQDNPLFLEQLKFNAGISQLHFYLYNYWTTPVPGGINQKNLPDEKTMGGIGLVMLIYANFETGLPRKPYVYIHITHLALFRRLWIIFVLRRYGFWRIDFLVEEPLNRIVPKSALPTMRGLAVWVDSWNLFRQAIQTHQILHPSITYQSDIKALKNIPIQKGPPDNDEEKKPSMQQYWHRGKRRDY, encoded by the exons ATGTCGAACCTTGTGGATTCTCAAGATAAGGGCAAGACACAGGCCTCCGATTCCGACGATGCAATCGAAGCCAAATTGTCTGGCAAGGAGAGCACCCCGGATACCGTGGAAGCAGTGCTGGAGAGTAGCCCGGCCTTGAAGAACGTGTTGGGCGTAATAGATAAGGAAAACGCCACGAGGCGCACGATAGATATCGCCAATCTATCGAGCGGGCTTGCGGTGGGAGGAAAGAATCACAAGGACATGGCTTCTTTCAAGTTCTGGCAGACGCAGCCGGTGCCTCACTTCGATGGATCTGGCGGGGTCACCGACGGTCCGATCAAGAGAATTGACCCCGAGAAGGTCTCAAAGACGCCCGATCCGCTCATCGAGGGGTTTGAGTGGACGACTCTCGACTTGACGAACGAGACGGAACTCCAGGAGCTGTGGGATCTGTTAACCTATCACTAtgtggaagacgatgacGCCATGTTCCGCTTCAGATACTCTCAGTCGTTTTTACACTG GGCTTTGATGTCTCCCGGCTGGAAAAAGGAGTGGCACGTTGGCGTACGTGCGACTAAGTCCCGCAAGCTAGTCGCGTCAATCTGTGGTGTGCCTACAGATGTCCGCATCCGGGGCCAGAAGCTAAAGGTCATAGAGATCAACTTCCTTTGCATTCACAAGAAGCTGCGGTCCAAGCGGCTGGCCCCCGTTCTGATCAAAGAGATTACTCGTCGCTGCTACCTAAATGGAATCTACCAGGCTGTTTACACCGCCGGTGTAGTTCTCCCCACGCCG GTCGGCTTTTCGCCGCTCCCCTACGGCTCGACCAAAGCCCGCCAAGTTGCCAGGAACTATCTTCCGAGTA AGCGCTACCTACGCCGCTACGATTTGAACCCGGCGTTCACGAAAGAGGAAGTCGCACACTGGCTGGTGCACAAGGAGAGCCTCGGGAAGGAGCAGGTGGTGTGGTCGTACGTGGTGGAGGATGCTGAAACGCATAATATCACCgacttcttttccttttatAGCCTTCCATCCACTGTGATCCAGCACCCAAAACACCAGGAAGTGCGCACTGCCTACTTGTACTACTATGCCACCGAAACCGCCTTCACCAACGACCAGAAGGCTCACAAGGACCGGCTCCTCATGCTGATGAACGATGCACTGATCCTTGCTAAGCGG GCCCACTTCGACGTCTTCAACGCGCTCACCACCCAGGACAACCCTCTCTTCCTCGAACAGCTCAAGTTCAACGCCGGAATTAGCCAGCTCCATTTCTACCTGTACAACTACTGGACGACTCCTGTCCCCGGCGGcatcaaccaaaaaaatctCCCGGATGAGAAGACGATGGGGGGCATTGGTCTCGTGATGCT CATTTATGCCAACTTTGAA ACCGGTCTCCCGCGAAAACCCTACGTATACATCCACATCACACATTTGGCTCTCTTCAGACGCCTTTGGATCATCTTTGTCTTGCGACGATACGGTTTCTGGCGCATCGATTTTCTCGTTGAGGAACCATTGAATCGGATAGTTCCCAAATCAGCACTGCCAACAATGCG CGGACTAGCAGTTTGGGTAGACTCATGGAACCTGTTCCGACAGGCCATCCAGACCCACCAGATACTCCACCCGTCCATTACCTATCAGTCAGATATAAAAGCTCTTAAGAACATCCCAATCCAGAAAGGACCACCAGATAATgatgaggaaaagaaaccctCCATGCAACAGTACTGGCATCGTGGAAAGCGTCGTGACTATTAA
- a CDS encoding Hexose carrier protein, putative, with protein MSSGLDKSDEVHDEKPAVEQSEVLVKSDLIADALDGESRELEMTTWVAMKKHPWACLWAFTMCFTIVMESFDMFLNGNFVALPAFKDRYGVDIEGHGKTIPTKWQSSLFQAGQCGAFVGVFLTGPITNRLGYRLTTIFALLLMNATIFVSFFANSLTLLVVGQALEGVPWGFFIANSPAYASEIVPLSLRGACTATLQMSWSIGSIIVAGATYAYNKRNDEWAWRVPLALQWIFPTPLLVLLFFAPESPWWLIRRGRREEALHSIKRLGSESHEQAEQKLAMIERTVQIEAQMGGSPSLLDLLKGTDLRRTLITCLIYMSQNFAGNLIANQATYFFEQAGMGPDRSFQLNLINSCLQLVANIISLPLASSFGRRTIYLWGTAANITLLMLLGICASLHQNDATNYAQAILGIIISFVFAGTLGPISYTIIAETSSVRLRALSTGVGRAAYYVAEIPMIYLSSRMLNPSGWNLAGKCGYVWGGTACVCFVSAYFFLPELKGRSYRESDILFNRKISARKFKSTVIDVRDSE; from the exons ATGTCGTCAGGTCTTGACAAAAGTGATGAAGTGCACGACGAGAAGCCCGCCGTTGAGCAATCTGAGGTCCTTGTCAAATCGGACCTCATTGCCGATGCCTTGGATGGCGAGAGCCGTGAACTTGAGATGACCACATGGGTGGCCATGAAGAAACATCCCTGGGCTTGTTTGTGGGCATTTACTATGTGTTTCACCATC GTCATGGAGTCGTTCGACATGTTCCTGAATGGTAACTTTGTCGCACTTCCCGCTTTCAAAGACAGATATGGCGTCGACATCGAGGGACACGGTAAAACCATTCCAACCAAATGGCAGAGCTCCCTATTTCAAGCTGGTCAATGTGGCGCTTTCGTCGGTGTCTTCCTAACAGGGCCCATAACCAACCGATTAGGGTATCGCCTGACGACAATATTCGCTTTGCTGTTGATGAATGCCACAATTTTTGTTTCCTTCTTT GCCAACTCACTCACCCTCCTTGTGGTCGGCCAAGCCTTAGAAGGTGTCCCTTGGGGATTCTTTATTGCTAACTCTCCCGCCTATGCCAGTGAGATTGTGCCTCTCTCCCTGAGAGGTGCCTGCACGGCTACTCTGCAAATGAGTTGGTCCATTGGCTCAATCATTGTCGCCGGCGCAACCTACGCCTACAATAAGCGCAATGATGAGTGGGCTTGGCGTGTGCCTCTTGCCTTGCAGTGGATCTTTCCT ACCCCTCTCTTggtcctcctcttcttcgctCCCGAGTCGCCTTGGTGGCTGATTCGCCGTGGACGCAGGGAAGAGGCCCTTCATTCTATCAAGCGTCTTGGCAGTGAATCTCACGAGCAAGCTGAACAAAAACTCGCCATGATAGAGCGAACCGTTCAGATCGAAGCTCAAATGGGTGGCTCCCCATCTCTGCTCGACCTTCTCAAGGGAACTGATTTAAGACGAACTCTCATCACCTGCTTGATCTATATGTCGCAGAATTTCGCCGGTAACTTGATTGCCAACCAGGCAACTTACTTCTTCGAGC AGGCCGGCATGGGACCTGACCGTTCATTTCAACTCAACCTGATCAACTCGTGTCTTCAATTGGTTGCCAACATCATCTCTTTGCCTCTAGCCTCCTCATTTGGTCGCCGAACCATCTATCTCTGGGGCACAGCCGCCAATATCACTCTACTCATGCTCCTCGGCATCTGCGCCTCTCTCCACCAGAACGACGCGACCAACTACGCCCAGGCAATTTTGGGAATCATCATCTCCTTTGTGTTTGCCGGTACTCTCGGACCCATCTCATACACCATCATTGCCGAGACCTCGTCCGTCCGTCTTCGCGCTTTGAGCACCGGTGTCGGTCGTGCCGCATACTACGTCGCCGAGATCCCCATGATCTACCTTTCCTCGCGGATGCTCAACCCCAGTGGATGGAATCTCGCTGGAAAGTGTGGTTACGTGTGGGGAGGCACTGCCTGTGTCTGCTTCGTGTCAGCGTACTTCTTCCTTCCTGAGTTGAAGGGCCGCTCCTACCGTGAAAGTGACATCTTGTTCAATCGCAAAATTTCGGCTCGGAAGTTCAAGTCGACCGTTATTGACGTTCGGGATAGCGAGTAA
- a CDS encoding Small GTPase superfamily, ARF/SAR type: MAPKALQSIIGWLYGYSERRVLLVGEVASGKTTFLSQLILGRGVYTIPTMGHYPIPFGYKLRKYMLWDTGMGCFRYPNWFAYLYTPDSSVLFFHDCTWDEEHTQQSLDLLSSIGREMLHVGHRSLWIILNKQDSLSAQGVENLRRIYDEKLKEMFDDPVNCRVIDSFVSGKTGEGVKEVMDDLHIFMTGIEQGHNHQPTSKQPAPKNVQKEQILEDHDLKMRIEEEGSRDKMDPQQFWRSFLDANLTEWDHRCHLKSGFIVALESIKEGKNVFDMAEMFLGHLKRLRTMKPDLFRNTEHRTMTIFWLSQLQNAILKYKIHTEKDEFPSWSDFQQVLLYTPSLMNTGLWRLYYTKEHMFSETARESWSLPDLQPLPGLSSPHHDSSSGHAHNPDRLLQYAFAVVQHTLTSGSRRGQVIKEALDSLKMTTMRLRTTNSSVPPYSETQAYFWIQVVHSAIQSLKAAPGSSTSERSILDIPVSRISSATLNALFGLNSSTWRHYYSEKVWTSVSARMGFVQPDLKPIPNIVTISSRSQEQAALLKQMESTLLRRSPGLPTFECLSFQAIWVIRDVQALAKSSMVNSPRISSHSHLLLYLYTKLVVGSGTGLPGKTALEQAEQMSGPWVDSVTHKMFWIQVFFTAMARAQASRKIADKQTSLETVTFETFIRGNLHLVHQDLPSLYYTPEIWESKEASKVMIAPDRRRMDGFLESKNKDRLEDLVFI; this comes from the exons ATGGCCCCCAAAGCACTGCAAAGCATTATTGGGTGGCTTTATGGCTATTCTGAACGTCGAGTTCTCCTCGTTGGAGAGGTGGCCTCTGGGAAGACTACGTTTCTTTCCCAACTTATTCTTGGTCGGGGAGTCTACACAATTCCAACCATGGGCCATTATCCCATACCCTTTGGGTATAAATTGCGCAAGTATATGCTCTGGGATACTGGAA TGGGATGCTTTCGGTACCCAAATTGGTTCGCATACTTGTATACCCCAGATTCATCCGTCTTGTTCTTCCACGACTGCACCTGGGATGAGGAACACACACAACAAagcctcgatctcctctCTAGCATTGGCAGAGAAATGCTCCATGTGGGTCATAGAAGTTTATGGATCATCTTAAACAAGCAAGACTCTCTGTCTGCACAAGGGGTTGAAAACCTACGCCGGATATATGACGAGAAGTTGAAGGAAATGTTTGATGATCCGGTAAATTGCAGAGTTATTGATTCTTTCGTGAGTGGAAAGACGGGGGAAGGGGTCAAGGAGGTTATGGATGATCTACATATCTTTATGACTGGCATAGAACAAGGCCACAATCATCAACCGACATCTAAACAACCAGCCCCAAAAAACGTTCAAAAGGAGCAGATATTAGAGGATCATGACCTCAAAATGCGAATCGAAGAGGAAGGCTCCAGAGACAAGATGGATCCTCAGCAATTTTGGCGTTCCTTTTTGGATGCTAATCTGACGGAGTGGGACCATCGCTGTCACCTTAAATCGGGCTTCATTGTTGCCTTGGAGTCAATCAAGGAAGGAAAGAATGTGTTCGATATGGCGGAGATGTTCCTGGGGCATCTAAAGAGACTGAGAACGATGAAACCCGATCTTTTTCGCAATACAGAACATCG AACAATGACAATTTTCTGGCTCTCGCAACTGCAAAATGCTATTTTAAAATACAAAATCCATACTGAGAAAGACGAATTCCCATCCTGGAGTGACTTTCAACAAGTGCTCCTCTATACACCGTCACTGATGAACACCGGCCTTTGGAGACTATATTACACCAAGGAGCATATGTTCTCTGAAACAGCACGGGAGTCATGGTCACTTCCTGACCTGCAACCCCTACCGGGGCTTTCAAGTCCACACCATGATTCTTCCTCCGGGCATGCCCATAACCCGGACCGGCTCCTCCAGTACGCCTTTGCAGTTGTCCAACATACTCTCACTTCAGGCTCTCGTCGAGGCCAAGTTATCAAGGAAGCACTTGATTCGCTCAAGATGACGACAATGCGCCTCAGAACGACAAACTCGTCCGTGCCCCCCTATTCCGAAACACAAGCCTATTTCTGGATTCAAGTAGTTCATTCTGCCATCCAATCACTCAAGGCAGCTCCTGGAAGTTCAACGAGCGAAAGGTCAATACTCGACATCCCTGTGTCGCGCATTAGCTCCGCCACTCTCAACGCGCTTTTCGGACTGAATTCGTCTACTTGGAGACACTACTATTCCGAGAAGGTCTGGACTAGTGTTTCCGCACGTATGGGGTTTGTCCAACCAGACCTCAAGCCGATCCCAAATATCGTCACCATCTCATCTCGATCCCAAGAGCAGGCCGCTCTTTTGAAGCAGATGGAAAGTACTCTACTACGGAGGAGTCCTGGGTTGCCAACTTTCGAGTGTCTTTCTTTCCAGGCAATCTGGGTCATTCGAGATGTACAAGCATTGGCCAAATCCTCGATGGTGAATTCTCCTAGAATCTCGAGCCATTCCCACTTGTTACTCTATCTGTATACGAAGCTCGTAGTGGGGTCAGGCACCGGTCTGCCAGGAAAGACTGCATTGGAACAAGCAGAGCAAATGTCAGGTCCTTGGGTAGATTCGGTCACACACAAGATGTTCTGGATCCAGGTTTTCTTCACTGCCATGGCGCGTGCACAGGCTTCTAGGAAGATAGCCGACAAGCAGACATCCCTGGAAACAGTCACATTTGAAACCTTCATTCGAGGTAATCTCCATCTGGTTCATCAAGATTTGCCTAGCTTATATTACACCCCGGAGATCTGGGAAAGTAAAGAGGCATCCAAGGTAATGATTGCGCCTGATAGGAGGAGGATGGATGGGTTTCTCGAGTCAAAGAACAAGGATAGGCTGGAAGATTTGGTTTTTATCTAG